GGAGACCCTGGCCGATGTCGAGAATGCCTGCCGGGCGCTGGGCAAGGAGCTCGATCTCGAGATCCGCTTCCACCAATCGAACCGCGAATACGAGATCATCGACTGGATCCATGAGGCGCGCGAGCAGGCCGTCGGCATCGTCATCAACCCCGGCGCCTTCACCCACACCTCGGTCGCGATCCTCGATGCGCTCAACGCCTTCGATGGCACCGTGATCGAGTGCCATATCTCGAACGTGCACAAGCGCGAGAGCTTCCGGCACCATTCCTACATGTCGCTGCGCGCCGACGGCGTCATCGCCGGCTTCGGCACGCAGGGCTATCTGCTCTCGCTGCGCCGGGTGGCGAAGCTCGCCGACGAGACGAAGGGCTGAGCCGACTGCGGCTCTCACTATCGCGATATGGCGCCGGCCTGGTCGGCCGGCGCGGGGCCGAGATCGGCGACCACCAGCGAGCCGTGACGCAAGGCTGGCTCGAACCGTGTCCGACGCGGTTAAGACAATTGTCCAGGCAACAAGAATTCTCCTTAAAATAACTAAAAACA
This genomic interval from Bosea sp. 29B contains the following:
- the aroQ gene encoding type II 3-dehydroquinate dehydratase — translated: MSRLVYVLNGPNLNLLGKRQPHIYGSETLADVENACRALGKELDLEIRFHQSNREYEIIDWIHEAREQAVGIVINPGAFTHTSVAILDALNAFDGTVIECHISNVHKRESFRHHSYMSLRADGVIAGFGTQGYLLSLRRVAKLADETKG